GTCGAGCATGACGATGCCTCCGTGAACTAGCGTTGCTAGATGATGAGGCAACGCTAGTACTGCTAACGCTCGGTTGTCTAGCGATGCTAAGATCAATGCATGTCGGTAAAGGAACGCAAGGACCGTGAACGGGCGGAGCGCGAGCGACTCATCGTGGCGACAGCCCGCGAACTCGCCGAGCAGCAGGGGTGGGACGCAGTCACCACCCGCCGGCTCGCCGAGCGCATCGAATACAGTCAGCCCGTCCTCTACAGCCACTTCCGCGGCAAGCGCGAGATCATCGGCGCCGTCGCCCTGGAAGGCGCCGCCGAGCTGGCCGCGGCGGTGCGTGCCGCGGCCTCCAGAGCGAACGGCCCGCGCGAGCGGGTCGCCGCCCTCGCCCGCGCCTACCTCGACTTCGCCGAGGACAACCCGGCGGTCTACGACGCCTTGTTCCAGCTCGACGGCGGCCTGGCGTATGCGCAGGAGGACACCCCCGAGCCGCTGAAGGACGCCTTCGCCGCCCTGCTCGAGTGCCTCGCCGAGGTCGCCGGCGATGGCGTCCACCCGGGGATGTTCACCGAGGTGTTCTGGGCGGCTCTGCACGGCCTGGCGACCCTGACCCGAGCGGGCCGCCTGCTGCCCGAGGATGCTGAGCCGAGAGTGGAGCTGTTGGTGGACCGCCTCGCCATGGTCTGACACACCGTCCCGGCGGGCATGCAGCTGGGGCCCTCGGGCCCCGCCGCCTGCCTGCGGCAACGCTTCCGGTCACTCGTGCTCATGCGGCGCAGTCGCAGATCGCCGGGCCCCGCACCCCGGACGGGGCACCCGCCCCGGAGGCTGCGATGCTCATTGATCGCGACCCGATGCACGCCCTGGCCCGTCGCCGCCGCGGAGCCCGGCGGGATGGATGGCTGAAACCAGTCGGGCAGGTGTGCCCCCACATCCAAAGTTCCTGCTCATGAGTAACTTGAATGGCGGCAGCGAAACGAGTGACGGCCCGGGCGCCGACGCACCACGGCGCGGCGCGCCCGCCTTCCTCCTCGTCCACGGCGCCGGCGGCAACTCCTACGGATGGTCGCCCGTCCTGCGCGAGCTCGGCATGCGCGGGCACCGGGCGGTGGCGGTGGACCTGCCCGGACACGGGACGGGCGCGTACTTCCCGCTCTCCTGCCAGACCCCCCAGGACCCGGAGCGGCTGCGCACCGAGCCCTCGCCGCTCGCCCGGGTGACGCTGGCGGACTGCGCGGCGCACGTCGTCGGCGTCGTGCGCGCCGTGCACCGCAACGGCCCCGTGATCCTGGTCGGCCAGAGCCTCGGCGGGGTGACGGTGAACGCGGTCGCCAACCAAGTGCCCGAGCTGATCTCCCACCTGGTGTACGCGTCCGCCTTCTGCCCGACCCGGCACGCCTCGGTGACGCAGCTGATGACGACCCCGGAGGCGGCCACCAGCGCCCTGTTCCGGCTCACCGCCGTCCGGACCCCGCCGGAACTCGGCGTCAACCGGGTCAACTGGCGCTCGGGCGACCCCGCCTTCTTCGCGGCGGCCAAGGAGGCGCCGGGCAGTGACCTGCCGGACGCCGAGGTGCGCGCACTGCTCAACACCCTGGAGCCGGACGAGTCCGCCGCGATCGGGGCCGCGGACGCCCGGGGGCTGCCGGAGGGGTGGGGGCGGGTGAAGCGCACGTTCCTGCGCTTCACCGAGGATCGCTCCATCCCGCCGGCGCTGCAGGTCCTGATGATCCGCGAGGCGGACGGGACGACACCGCGCAACCCCTTCCGCGTACGGTCCCGTCCGCGCCGCACATCGGCCCGCGCGACGTGGCCGTCTGGGGGACGAGCTGGAGCAGGTGGCACGGATGTGCCACTGAGGTGACGGAGCCCCGGGCGGGGAGGCGGATTCTTGGGGTCCTCGCAACACCTGACGGTCTACGTGCTCGTCAGTAGATCACGCAGGCGCTCGGCTGGGGTTTTCCAGCCGAGCGTTTTGCGGGGCCGGCCGTTGAGTTGCTGGGCGACGTGTTCGAGGTCTTCGGGGCTGTGCACGGACAGGTCGGTGCTCTTGGGGAAGTACTGCCGTAGCAGGCCGTTGGTGTTCTCGTTCGATCCGCGCTGCCAGGGTGAGTGCGGGTCGCAGAAGTAGACCGGCACGCCTGTGGCCACGGTGAACTGCTTGTGCGCGGCCATCTCGCAGCCCTGGTCCCAGGTCAGCGAGCCGCGCAGGTGCCCGGGCAGGGTCTGGATCAAGGGCACCAGCACGTCGCGGACCTCCTCGGCCGTATGCCCGCCGGGCAGATGCCCCAGCATGACGTAGCGGGTGGAGCGCTCGACCAGGGTGACGATCGCGCTCTCGCTGCGGGGGCCGACGATCAGATCGCCCTCCCAGTGACCGGGCACTGCCCGGTCCTCGACCTCGGCAGGACGCTCGGAGATCATCACCATCTCGTCGACGAACCGGCGCGTGCGCTGGTCCGGGCTGCGGTGCGGCTTGCGGCGAGTGCGCCCGGTGCGCAGCGCGGCCGCGACTTCGCGGCGCAGTCCGCCACGGGCCTGGACGTAGACCGCCTGGTAGATCGTTTCCGGGCTCACGCGCATGCTCTCGTCGTCGGGGAACTCGATGACCAGAGCGTGGCAGATCTGCTCGGGTGACCACTGTTCCTGCAGCTTTTCCGCGACGAACCGGCGGAGCGGGCCGTCCTGGGCGAGCTTGGAGTCCTTGGGGCGCGACCGGCTCCTCGCCCATGCCCGCTGGGCCCGGTGCGGCCGGTAGACGCCATCGACCGACCGGGCGTCGATCTCGCGCTTGATCGTGGACGCCGGTCGGCCCAGTGCCCGTCCGATCGCGCGCAGCGACCGGCCTTCACGGTGCAGATCAGCGATCAGCTCTCGCTCGGTCACCGTGAGAAACCTGGGGTGCAGTTCGGCCTCGACCGTTGCGAGGGACGACCTTGAAGAGGTGGCGGCGATGGTGGTCACACCAGTCTTGTAGTCGATGCGGCGCCCGTCAGGATGCAGGCGCGAGTGGCCGATCTGCCGGATACCGCGGTCCCAGTCCTCAGCGGTGCGCTCATGGACGCCGGCCTGCGCGGCGGCATCACGGCGCCGGACTCCCGCAGCACGCAGCCGCTCGTACTCCGCCCGACCGGGGTGGCCGGGCCTGCGAGGCTTGCCGCGACCACGGACTCCGGCCCGGCGTGCCCACCCGAACGCCGTGTTGCGGTTCACTCCGACTGCACGAGCCGCAGCAGTGATGCTGCCGTTCTCCCTGTCCAGCGCCTCGAAGAACCTCGCCTTCAGCACCTCGAAATCCACGATCCCCGCAACTCCCTGAACTCCAGGGTGTTGCGTGGATCATTAGAACCCGCCGGAAGGGCCCGGCCCGGGGAGGGTGTCGTCCGGCGGGGCCTATGTGACCGGCTCGATGATCACGATCGGGATCTCGCGGTCCGTCTTGGCCTGGTACTCGTCGTACGCGGGCCAGTGCTTCACCATCAGCGGCCAGTAGGCGGCGCGCTCCTCGGCGCTCGCGGTGCGGGCCGCGCCCTGGAGGATCTCGGCGCCGACCTGAACGCGGACCTCGGGGTGCGCGGTCAGGTTCCGGAACCAGAGGGGGTGCCGGGGGTCGCCGCCGTTGGAGGCGACGAGCAGGTAGCGGCCGTCGGCCTCGCCGTAGATCAGGGGGGTGCGCACGGGGTTGCCGGAGACCCGGCCCACCGTGGTGAGCAGGAGCGTCTGGGTGCCCTTCCAGTACTGACCCTCGGCGCCGCTGGAAGCCACGTACTCCTTGACGTGGTCCAGCTGCCAGCTCCCCGGCCTGGGGTCGGTCGGGTTGTCCCAGTCGATGTCGGTGGTCATAGGATCCGCCTGCCTTCGCGTTGAACGGTCAACGAACCTCACCAACGAGTGCCAACGCCCGCAGGCACGACGTCCATTCCGCCCGGGACGGTGAATCCGTCGTAGAGGGCGTCCATCGCCCGGTGTGTGGCGCGGGCCGGAGCGGCGCGGACGGCGAGATCGCGGGCGGCCACGGCGAGCGGATGGGTGAGGGCGGCGATCCGGCCCGCGCGGCGGGCGCGGACGCGGATGGCGTCGGTGCGTGCGCAGCGGGCCGCGCTGTAGGCGGTGAGGGCGGCCGGAACGTCCGCGGGGCCGGCCCCGTCCAGGAGATGCGCGAGGACCGCGGCGTCCTCGATGGCCTGGCAGGCGCCCTGGCCCAGGTTGGGGGTCATGGCGTGGGCAGCGTCGCCGAGCCAGGCGAGGCGCCCGTGGTGGAAGCGGGGGAGCGGAGCCGCGAGGTCGTACAGGTCGTGCTGGAGCACGGCCGCCGGGTCGATCCGCTCCAGCAGGGCCGGGATCGGGTCGTGCCAGGTGGCGTAGCGGCGCAGGAGCTCGGTGCGGATGTCGCCGGGGCGGTGGCCCTCGGGGGCGACGGCGGTGGCGTAGACGTAGATCCGGCCGTCGGCGAGCGGGACGACGCCGAAGCGCTCGCCGCGGCCCCAGGTCTCGGCGGTGGCCGCCGCGGCGAGGCTCGCCGCGGCGGGCAGGACGGTGCGCCAGGCGGTCTCCCCGCTGTAGCGGAGGCCGGGGTGGCCCGGGAAGTACTGGCGCCGCAGCGGGCTGTTGATGCCGTCGGCGGCCAGCACCAGGTCGGCGCCCGCGAGGTCGCCGGCCGAGGTGCGGACCACGGGGGAGCCGTCCGGACCGTCCACCGATCCGACCGCGACGCCGTACCGTACCGAGCCTTCGGGGAGCGCTCCGGCCAGGGCGCAGGCCAGGGCCGAGCGGTGCACGGCGAGCGGCGGTCCGCCGTAACGGGCTGCCAGCGCGGCGGTGTCGGCGCGGCTCAGCCAGCGGCCGTCCGCGCGGCGCAGGCCCATCGCGGCGGGCGCGGCA
Above is a genomic segment from Streptomyces sp. NBC_01233 containing:
- a CDS encoding TetR/AcrR family transcriptional regulator, with product MSVKERKDRERAERERLIVATARELAEQQGWDAVTTRRLAERIEYSQPVLYSHFRGKREIIGAVALEGAAELAAAVRAAASRANGPRERVAALARAYLDFAEDNPAVYDALFQLDGGLAYAQEDTPEPLKDAFAALLECLAEVAGDGVHPGMFTEVFWAALHGLATLTRAGRLLPEDAEPRVELLVDRLAMV
- a CDS encoding FAD-dependent monooxygenase; its protein translation is MSALQRHAVVAGAGIGGLTAAVALHRRGWRVTVCERAPGPTAVGAGIVLAPNALRAFDAIGFDITRAVGRAAPAAMGLRRADGRWLSRADTAALAARYGGPPLAVHRSALACALAGALPEGSVRYGVAVGSVDGPDGSPVVRTSAGDLAGADLVLAADGINSPLRRQYFPGHPGLRYSGETAWRTVLPAAASLAAAATAETWGRGERFGVVPLADGRIYVYATAVAPEGHRPGDIRTELLRRYATWHDPIPALLERIDPAAVLQHDLYDLAAPLPRFHHGRLAWLGDAAHAMTPNLGQGACQAIEDAAVLAHLLDGAGPADVPAALTAYSAARCARTDAIRVRARRAGRIAALTHPLAVAARDLAVRAAPARATHRAMDALYDGFTVPGGMDVVPAGVGTRW
- a CDS encoding alpha/beta fold hydrolase, with protein sequence MSNLNGGSETSDGPGADAPRRGAPAFLLVHGAGGNSYGWSPVLRELGMRGHRAVAVDLPGHGTGAYFPLSCQTPQDPERLRTEPSPLARVTLADCAAHVVGVVRAVHRNGPVILVGQSLGGVTVNAVANQVPELISHLVYASAFCPTRHASVTQLMTTPEAATSALFRLTAVRTPPELGVNRVNWRSGDPAFFAAAKEAPGSDLPDAEVRALLNTLEPDESAAIGAADARGLPEGWGRVKRTFLRFTEDRSIPPALQVLMIREADGTTPRNPFRVRSRPRRTSARATWPSGGRAGAGGTDVPLR
- a CDS encoding nitroreductase family deazaflavin-dependent oxidoreductase — translated: MTTDIDWDNPTDPRPGSWQLDHVKEYVASSGAEGQYWKGTQTLLLTTVGRVSGNPVRTPLIYGEADGRYLLVASNGGDPRHPLWFRNLTAHPEVRVQVGAEILQGAARTASAEERAAYWPLMVKHWPAYDEYQAKTDREIPIVIIEPVT
- a CDS encoding IS30 family transposase yields the protein MRAAGVRRRDAAAQAGVHERTAEDWDRGIRQIGHSRLHPDGRRIDYKTGVTTIAATSSRSSLATVEAELHPRFLTVTERELIADLHREGRSLRAIGRALGRPASTIKREIDARSVDGVYRPHRAQRAWARSRSRPKDSKLAQDGPLRRFVAEKLQEQWSPEQICHALVIEFPDDESMRVSPETIYQAVYVQARGGLRREVAAALRTGRTRRKPHRSPDQRTRRFVDEMVMISERPAEVEDRAVPGHWEGDLIVGPRSESAIVTLVERSTRYVMLGHLPGGHTAEEVRDVLVPLIQTLPGHLRGSLTWDQGCEMAAHKQFTVATGVPVYFCDPHSPWQRGSNENTNGLLRQYFPKSTDLSVHSPEDLEHVAQQLNGRPRKTLGWKTPAERLRDLLTST